The Glycine soja cultivar W05 chromosome 4, ASM419377v2, whole genome shotgun sequence genomic sequence ACCGATTGAGAAGTACATGGGTAGAAGGGTCTAGAGTCTCAGCAATAAAACACTGTCTAGaccaaaaactataaaaaaataagaaaaatttacaCGGATAAATCAAAAGCATATCAATTATaactataaatttatatttatgataatataaatCAAAAGGGCATCTGGTTAAGTAAATACAAGCCAAGTGAAAAACCTCAACATAATGAAACAAAAGGTTGATTAAATATCTCCACGCATATATATACTCAGTTCATTATAAAAGGCATTAAAATAGACAAggacaagatattttttattattctattaCTCTAGCAATTATCTAAACTACAAAACAACTTTTctagtaagaaaaattaattaaagagaaaTATAGAATAGGTATCTTCCCAAAAGCGCAGCAAACAAATTGTAGAAAGGATTTACTGATTGTTGTGTTGTACCCACAGACATGCTTTCTATAATAATCAAACCAAATCAAATAAGGAAACAATTGAGGTTGCAAAAGAATCAATGAAATCACTAATTTGTAGTGATGGAATGTTTTCATCTTTCCTTACATACTTTCATCTTTCTATATAATAAATGCACACATCTAACACAAACAAgtgaaattaaaaagttaactgAAAAGAACCAGAGCTCTCCAATTCCTCTGTATATATCTAACAAAAGCCCCCTTCAAAACAACCGCGTGCACAAGTAACAAAATGGACTGCATGCCCAAAAAGAGTGCATAACTGACAGCACTTTCACCTATTTTCTTCTCTCAAAACCCAGATAACAGGTAGAGAATGTCTCTGAAAAATACCTCGAAAATCTTAATGCCATAATGATTTTCAAATCCTCCTAGCTATTATCCTACTGCAATAATTCTTGCTAAGAAGAATGCCCATGTTGTGGCTGAGAGGACAAGTCCAATGCCACAATGGAAAATAGAATCCAGCCAAACCACATTCAAATGGCAGCAAACTAAGTGAGAAGAAATGTAAATGTACATGGGTCATCAGTCATCACCATCACATGAAGCATCATACAAATTCATAGCATACAATAATTTGATCTTTGACATACCTTATTCATCTAAactctaaagaaaaataaataacttgttATGTTCAATTGTTCATAACATCACAGAATTTGGAAATGGACTGACACTTACCCAGGAAACCAACTGTAATCTGTTGCTGCTGATCCAACGAGAGCTAAACCATTTGCCTTGTAAAGAGTCATTATCTCATGCACATAACCACCTGGATTCACATATGCACTAAGAGGACCCTCACTTGACATCACCAACATATCACTTCTTTTTGCAATTATAGTCTGCAAATTTTAAGAtgttaaaaaaagagaagaacatTACTTTCTGCATATGATGAAAGTTGAAACAGAATTGTACATCCCAAATTGTCTCTATATTTATTCACAAGCAATATGAAGGGCAAAACTGTGGAGCTTTGGTTAGACAATGATTACCTCGCAGCTTTTACACCGGATAAGATCAATGCTCTCTAGTAATTCAATTTCCCTGCGCAGCCTATATGCAATGCCATCAATATCCAAAAGCTCCTGCCTTGTAGACTCAGACACAGGTATTTTACTGGCTATGTGAAATGATAAAATATCAGGCTTCTTAATGAGACTATCCATGTCAGGCATCCCAACTATTCGCTTCCACATATCTACAGATTATCAACACAACCTTCAATCATTATTCTAAGAATAGCATATTTATTTCACAATAAATAGCAAAAATTCAGAgactaataatttttcattaaaaaaaagtaaatgaagacTTGTATCATCTAAATTTCAGTcaattacaaatataataataataaataaagacttaaatatgtttttggtccttataagttagcattttttcatttttgatccCTGTAAGTTCATTTATCTAATTTTAGTTCCTGTAAGTTAGTGCTTTTGCAATTTTGATCCTTGTAAGATATTTTGCTCATTTTTAGTCCCTGTAAGTTTGCATTTTTCCAATTTTGATCCTTGTAAGCGCAAACTTATGGGGACTATAATGGAAAAAATTGGAATCTTAAAGGGACTAAAATTGAAAAGGCACAaacttataagaactaaaaatgaacaaaaaaacttACAGTAACCAAAATTGGAAAAATGCCAACTTACAGagactaaaattagaaaaatgaactTACAGGGACCAAAAATGAAAAGGCGCTAACTTATagggaccaaaaacatatttaaaccataAATAAATGGACAAAAGCATAGATCAATATAGTATTGTACATTGCAAAACCATTTCTGAACATTCTAGAAATATACATAACTTGCTCATGAATTTTCCGTTGAAGtccttttttgaattttaaaatcaatactAACAGACCAGCAAGTAGAAAAgctaaacaaaatttttatttagccAATAATAGTTATGCCATAACAATGAATGGggaaatatgaaagaaatatCTAATCAAGAGTCAGAAGAAGCAAAGCAAAGCTACCTGCAGCCCTTTGTGCAAGCGAATAAGAGTCAAACATCTGATACGCCCAGTGGGGCCAGAATGCTTTGGAAATCTTATAAGACGGGTAGGCACAGATATTTTTACATCTACTAAGCTCTTCTTTTGATGACTGCTTTCCAGAAGTGGAACATTTCCCAGTTCTTGAATCCAAATTGGATCTAATTTCCTGATCTGAGTTATGCATAAATTTAACATCATTATCATTTGCTGATTCATCCATAGTATCATGCACATAACTGGAGCCAACAACTGATAGATGGATTTTCCTTTCCATCAGTGAGAGCTcactctcaaaactctcttctgAATTTGGTTCTGAATCATTTTCCTCATTTTTTGACCTTTGCATGTTAACATGGGAATACTTTGGAGACAAATTATGTGAGACACCTTGGCTACAGGGCATATTACTCAATGGTGCTGATTTGCCAAAAGCATCCCTTGGAATTCTGAGTGGCAGATCTTCCTCAATAACTTGAATCTCTCCATAAGGCTAAAAAGCGGCACCAGAACCAAACAAAGAACAAGGGATTCATCAGCCTTTAGTTACATAGCTATGCCCAAGTAGATAAAAATAACAAGCaggtaagaaaatatttttttgctaacCACTCCTTCCACATCAGTCCAGGACCGTCTTAGGCGAAATCGTTGTTGTCCACGGGTAACCACATTCAGAGAACCATCCCCCAGGCGCCCAAATTGTCGAATCTGTAGATATGAGTTTAGAAAGTAATATTAACCAACATACATATTGACAGTGATGTCTAACTGTAGTAAGAACTAAGAAGACTATAACTTGTAACTAGAGATGGTCTCTTTTTCCTCCTTTAAGAGATATGGGATTGATGACTGCCACATTGAAAAATCAGGTTTTGTATTGATGAACAGGATGTTATGTAAGTAATTCAGTTCTGCTTCTCCCAACATCCATAGTTGCATCAGAATGGTTTTTGCACAAATACACATGAAGAGTGATATATACCCATGCGGCTGTGCCAACATTAAATTTATGAAGCAAAGTGATTTGCTTCTGCTTTATCATGTCTCTTAAGGACACATTCGCAGGCACCAGGAAGGTGCTATTCATAAATTTCGTATATTAAAAAGATGGaatgtgttttatatttaaaaggTAACTGCAGGCACAGATATGTATCAATGTAAATTATTCATCATGTATAAATAGTACATCGGTTGAGATGTAATACCTCTGCAGTTGTCCCAATGCTAGCTGATTTCGTCCTCCGAGTTGCAGTATCCCTGTGAATTCGAATCTGAAAGGCGAATGCATGTCCACACCGCATTCATGTtgtatagaaaaattaaaacagaatTCCAAGCATGAATAAACCACAAAGAGTTAACCTACCACACCAATGGTACAAGGAATATCATCTTGAGTTAAAGCTCTCTCAACAGCAGCCACCAAATGAGGTTCAATAACTCTAAGGGGAAGAGTAGCCCCAGGAAAAAGTACAACTCCTGAATATTGCAAAGAGTAGTTAAActcataagttaaaaataataaattgaaccTAAGAAGGATAAGAAGGCAAGCCATATGAGAAAACAACACTTCGCCACCTTCTAAGACAGGAAGAAATAACTTATACACCACTTTTCAAGAACATATTCCACATAAGTTTCATACAATAAAGGGAAAATATGAAATTGCCAAAAACACCATGAGACAGTGCAGATGGATGAAAAGGCTCAGTGAAGCTCAAATCCCATCCAGTCCAGACGCATAAGCAACCCTTAAAAAGCAAAAACTAGAATGAAACATattctaaaaatgaaaattctgtTTCTCAAAGAGAGTAGAACGCAAATATGGTCCTGAAAATACAATGCCTATTTGTCTACCCGTTTTCCATCCTGTAGGAGCACGAGTTTCCCAAAATTGTTCACTATTACTTCATTGTTTGTCTCATCCACGAACAAAGCGCCGTCCAAGAAAGCAGAAGCTATAATACATTTTGGATATCATAGAACTATCCAAAATCACATTGAAATACCACTACCAGCTAACAAGCTAACATGATTCTAGGTCAATGTTCGCATGTTTGGTAAGTACAGTTGCTTTTGTGcttaataaaaaagattatatcAAGATTTAGTACTAACTTACATAAATCACTtcacttcaaaattaaaatgattgaaaatcaattttacaagcATTCACCCAAACACACATTTAAATACCTCCGAGACAAAAGAGGGGAAGGTTCAATATGGCGCCACCGTCCAAGAACGCAGTCCTGTGGCGCGTGTCTTCGACATCTGCGAGCAAACAACGAAGCAATAGCAATGCGTCGTTGAAGGAAAAGGCGTCACGTacataaaataacataacataggAATATTACAATAGAAAACGCGATTGCGTACCACCGAGATAGGTATGCAAAGGCGCGATATAGGTATCGAAATTGAATTCGGCAGATGAGGGAGGAGGAAGAGAAGCATCCAAATGGTATTGCGAAAGGAAAAGCGCATACTCCTCGTCGGGATCGCCGTCGATGTCTTCTTCGTCGGAGTGGTCGACTTCTTCGACTACGAGGTCCTCGAGATCGAGCTGGCGAATGACCTGGATTTGCAATCTCTCCCTCTCCAGAAGCCTCTCTCTCTCCTCGTCATCCATTTTCCACTGCTACTGCTATGCTAGGGTTTAGTCTGCTATTGGATATTtgtagaggaagaagaaggggaAAGGGAAGATTGTGCCCCAGGTTGGCACTGTATCGCATCAGAAGGGTACTACTAATAGTAGTTTATATTCCTCTCTCTATCGTTGCACTTGCTCACTTCAACTTACACTCTGTTTGGTTGCAAGTCCTCAAAATTAGACGCGCGTCATGCTCTCACGCAATATTAACCAGCCTTTACGTTTTTTTGGGCATTTGACACACCCTTGGTGGTTTGGTCCGACAAGACTGCTTTCACCATTTGGCTCGTTCTGCCGGGTTGCTTCTATCCATTTGCAACTATACTTTTATTAGTATGACTTTAAAGGTAAATACTATAAAactcaataaatttataatacaagattatttttaatttagttctcgaaaatataaaaaatatatctaaacgTTAATTTAATGGTTGTTAATATGACCATCTCCAATTATTAATATAgagataaatttatcatataatattttattggatTTTCGTTTCTTTACCTAAAAATAGGAATaagataaatacttatttttaatctttaattcgCTGATAAATACATtcctaaaatatgaaaatacaaaatttagcaccattaataaaataatcaatatttaaagaagtaaaatatgtgatatatttatcttttatttataatagattgtgactaattattataatttggaaaaatATGTAATGATTAATACATAATTACAATgtttattttagataatttatattgtgatagacgataatcaataatttaatattatcgttattattatgtttgctTTAAGTTAtgtttgttaatatatttttttaagtgattattataatattatatttgtaatataaaaatgacaaaagtttatcctaaaattatattttatctttagatAAAACAAAACTTTGGGTCTAATAAATTAGTCAACATTTTTATAGTTAGGTTCAATAAAAAATGACTGATATTTTTGtccaataataataacttattaaCATTTTAGTCTAATTAAATGTATTAATATTTAGATAAAAAGAATTACGGATATttttctctaataaaaaaaatattaaaatttttattcaacaaaaaatagatGACATATTTATCTCTAAAAATAATATCTTACTAACATTTTTTGGTTTGATTAgtcattaatttttacaaaatagaaTAGGAATTTGGGTTTAGCATTTTGATTCTTGGAATGACAGCCGTTGATGTTGTTTTAGTTCACACACAACGAAGATACAAAGCTGCACCCGCCTTAAACCACGAGCGCGTAGTTGACACTTGACAGATAAAGCTAAAAGGTAAGGAACGGCGTTGTTGAGCAGAGGAAGATGAGCGTTTCACATTTCGCGGTTCTATCGTCGTGTTGTCGTCCACGCTTCGCCCCTTCTTTGTACTCCACTTTCTCTCTCCTTGTTTTTGTTCTTCACATTtaggttttaattaattacaagttGAATCCAGCAGGTCGCGTGCTTCAGCCCTCCGTTCTCGCATCCGGTGTTGTACTACTCTCACTTCTACTTCTTCAGAGACTCCCACTCCTACCTCCGTGAAGTAATACTAATCATCGCATTTCTTAATTTTCGCGTAAATTAAGTAGTAGCATTTGATGTCGCTTaattcagcttcttcttctccccaGGAAACGAGTAGTGTCGGGAGTTCAGCCCACGGGTTCAATTCACCTCGGAAACTATTTTGGCGCCATCAAGAATTGGGTTGCCCTTCAGGTTTATTAT encodes the following:
- the LOC114409140 gene encoding protein cereblon; the encoded protein is MDDEERERLLERERLQIQVIRQLDLEDLVVEEVDHSDEEDIDGDPDEEYALFLSQYHLDASLPPPSSAEFNFDTYIAPLHTYLGDVEDTRHRTAFLDGGAILNLPLFCLGGVVLFPGATLPLRVIEPHLVAAVERALTQDDIPCTIGVIRIHRDTATRRTKSASIGTTAEIRQFGRLGDGSLNVVTRGQQRFRLRRSWTDVEGVPYGEIQVIEEDLPLRIPRDAFGKSAPLSNMPCSQGVSHNLSPKYSHVNMQRSKNEENDSEPNSEESFESELSLMERKIHLSVVGSSYVHDTMDESANDNDVKFMHNSDQEIRSNLDSRTGKCSTSGKQSSKEELSRCKNICAYPSYKISKAFWPHWAYQMFDSYSLAQRAADMWKRIVGMPDMDSLIKKPDILSFHIASKIPVSESTRQELLDIDGIAYRLRREIELLESIDLIRCKSCETIIAKRSDMLVMSSEGPLSAYVNPGGYVHEIMTLYKANGLALVGSAATDYSWFPGYAWTIATCATCKTQMGWLFTARNKQLKPSYFWGIRSCQLAEEIRQNL